The Kitasatospora sp. NBC_00374 genome has a segment encoding these proteins:
- a CDS encoding SpoIIE family protein phosphatase → MSRSQVLGPGEDPAGIPGRAAMVVDAEARVLLRTAAAAAIVRIVPGAPCEPIRTLLAEPLDHRPREIRLSDAAGTIREVAATVTPMAGTGAGAPGAARWLVLLTRSDSTADPVGADAETRRRLELSHAAATRIGESLDLVDTAQTLADLLVPDFADLATVDLAEPVLVGDEPPQLFRGRDVRLRRVAAAQGTDIRTEYLLPVGEALPPIPDNTLMRPMMVGRSVIVSDIDVLRSALGPAPETLRSFIPDGAHSTIAVPLYARGLVLGCLTLWRGRLPVPFGADDADLLEEITSRAALSVDNARRYTKEHRSAVALQRSLLPRSVSRLPGAETAGVYHPAGGGIGVGGDWFDVIPLPSLRVAFVVGDVVGHGLDATAAMARLRTAIHALADLDLEPDELLTHLDDLVLGLSAEQDGQLSSSEQAVLGATCLYAVYDPVTGRCAAATAGHPPLAILAPGRDPAFLDVAPGPPLGVGGMPFEMTEFDVPPGATLAFFTDGLVAGRTGDIEHGMGRLRSVLADVERPEPPLGEAGQAVFDRMLPSTPTDDAALLLARTRRLRGDQVAAWEFDADLALVARARELVVAQLATWRLGEDLAFVTELVVSELVTNAIRYAGAPVTLRLIRDRVLVCEVSDPSSTQPRLRRARETDEGGRGLFLVAQLTDRWGSRFTGAGKTIWAEQTIPPAPD, encoded by the coding sequence GACGCCGAGGCGCGCGTCCTCCTTCGCACAGCAGCCGCCGCCGCGATCGTCAGGATCGTCCCCGGAGCGCCGTGCGAGCCGATCCGGACGCTGCTCGCGGAGCCGCTCGACCACCGGCCTCGTGAGATCCGGCTGTCCGACGCGGCGGGAACGATCCGGGAAGTCGCCGCCACCGTGACGCCGATGGCCGGCACCGGCGCAGGGGCTCCCGGGGCGGCGCGTTGGCTCGTGCTCCTGACGCGGAGCGATTCCACCGCCGACCCCGTCGGCGCGGACGCCGAGACCCGCAGGCGGCTGGAACTCTCCCACGCCGCGGCGACCAGGATCGGCGAATCACTGGATCTCGTGGACACGGCCCAGACCCTCGCCGACCTGCTCGTCCCGGACTTCGCCGACCTGGCGACCGTCGACCTCGCCGAGCCGGTCCTGGTGGGGGACGAACCTCCCCAGCTGTTCAGAGGCCGCGATGTCCGGCTCCGCCGCGTGGCCGCCGCCCAGGGCACCGACATCCGCACGGAGTACCTGCTCCCGGTGGGCGAGGCACTCCCACCGATACCCGACAACACCCTGATGCGGCCCATGATGGTGGGCCGCTCGGTGATCGTCTCCGACATCGACGTCCTGCGCAGCGCGCTCGGCCCCGCCCCGGAGACGCTGCGGTCCTTCATCCCCGACGGCGCCCACTCCACGATCGCGGTCCCCCTGTACGCCCGGGGCCTGGTGCTCGGGTGCCTCACCCTGTGGCGCGGCCGTCTGCCCGTCCCGTTCGGCGCCGATGACGCCGACCTGCTCGAGGAGATCACCTCCCGGGCCGCACTGAGTGTGGACAACGCCCGCCGCTACACCAAGGAGCACCGCTCGGCCGTCGCGCTTCAGCGCAGCCTGCTGCCACGCTCGGTCTCCCGCCTGCCCGGGGCCGAGACGGCCGGCGTCTACCACCCGGCGGGTGGCGGCATCGGCGTCGGCGGGGACTGGTTCGACGTCATCCCGCTGCCCTCCCTGCGGGTGGCGTTCGTCGTCGGAGACGTGGTGGGCCACGGCCTCGACGCCACCGCCGCCATGGCGCGGCTGCGCACCGCCATCCACGCACTCGCCGACCTCGACCTGGAACCGGACGAACTGCTCACCCACCTCGACGACCTCGTGCTGGGGCTCTCGGCGGAGCAGGACGGCCAGCTCTCCAGCTCCGAACAGGCCGTCCTCGGCGCCACCTGCCTCTACGCGGTGTACGACCCGGTGACAGGCCGCTGCGCGGCGGCCACCGCGGGCCACCCTCCCCTCGCGATACTCGCCCCGGGGCGGGATCCGGCCTTCCTCGACGTCGCTCCCGGCCCACCCCTGGGCGTCGGCGGCATGCCGTTCGAGATGACCGAGTTCGACGTACCGCCCGGCGCGACCCTGGCCTTCTTCACGGACGGCCTCGTCGCCGGCCGTACCGGGGACATCGAGCACGGCATGGGCCGACTCCGGAGTGTCCTCGCGGACGTCGAGCGACCCGAGCCGCCCCTGGGCGAGGCCGGCCAGGCGGTCTTCGACCGGATGCTGCCGTCCACCCCGACGGACGACGCGGCCCTGCTGCTCGCGCGCACCCGGCGGCTGCGCGGCGACCAGGTGGCCGCGTGGGAATTCGACGCCGATCTCGCCCTGGTCGCCAGGGCGAGGGAGCTGGTCGTCGCCCAACTGGCCACCTGGAGGCTCGGCGAGGACCTCGCCTTCGTCACCGAACTCGTCGTCAGCGAACTGGTCACCAACGCCATCCGATACGCCGGCGCCCCCGTCACCCTCCGCCTGATCCGTGACCGCGTCCTGGTCTGTGAAGTGTCGGATCCGAGCAGCACCCAACCCCGGCTGCGCCGCGCCCGGGAGACCGACGAGGGCGGCCGCGGCCTGTTCCTGGTCGCCCAGCTCACCGACCGCTGGGGGAGCCGCTTCACCGGTGCGGGCAAGACGATCTGGGCCGAGCAGACGATTCCCCCCGCCCCGGACTGA
- a CDS encoding alpha/beta fold hydrolase has product MKLHLHEAGDGDRLALLIHGGMSDHRTWHAVERRLIGLGYRVVDSLPAGADLAIGHSLGGLSLALALARLRPRRAVFSDPGFRLGNLPAGALAVMRSMVETASPASIRTANPRWSEADVAAEVAGFARFDLSFLDGVGGFEEDYLPRAPIVPTLVQLADPSLTIGPTTAGLLEQRGFDVTVVPGAGHCIHRDDLPAFFASLAGWV; this is encoded by the coding sequence GTGAAGCTGCATCTGCACGAGGCCGGAGACGGCGACCGGCTCGCCCTCCTGATCCACGGCGGCATGTCCGACCACCGGACCTGGCACGCCGTCGAGCGCCGTCTGATCGGCCTGGGATACCGGGTGGTGGACAGCCTTCCCGCGGGAGCGGACCTCGCGATCGGGCACTCGCTCGGCGGACTGTCCCTGGCCCTCGCACTGGCCCGGCTCCGGCCGCGCCGGGCGGTGTTCTCCGACCCGGGATTCCGGCTCGGGAACCTTCCGGCAGGCGCGCTCGCCGTCATGCGGTCCATGGTCGAGACGGCCTCCCCGGCGAGCATCCGCACGGCCAACCCGCGCTGGTCGGAGGCGGACGTGGCCGCCGAGGTGGCCGGGTTCGCCCGGTTCGACCTCTCCTTCCTCGACGGTGTCGGCGGCTTCGAGGAGGACTACCTGCCACGTGCCCCGATCGTTCCCACCCTCGTGCAGCTCGCCGACCCCAGCCTGACCATCGGCCCCACGACCGCGGGTCTCCTCGAACAGCGGGGGTTCGACGTCACCGTGGTACCCGGCGCCGGGCACTGCATCCACCGCGACGACCTCCCGGCCTTCTTCGCCTCCCTGGCCGGCTGGGTATGA
- a CDS encoding phosphatase PAP2 family protein: MPDSITPTPDITCPTREQTPPHAGPRTLAAGIGCALAATAISATVAADVRRPAVQGLDDRWLQWMGGPHHGVLRLPATALDWFGGPLGITVPLALVIALAVRRRWWSTLYFLSAYVGGSMVVVQVLKSAVDRPRPLAPLVRVDHGSFPSGHAFGAALLTVLVGALFVPPARRRVWWLFGACFTTAMMWSRTWLHAHWLSDTAAGAAAGAATALLLWCAFAPLLAREALQRNENGGRRRGR; encoded by the coding sequence ATGCCCGACTCGATCACCCCCACTCCGGACATCACCTGCCCCACCCGGGAGCAGACGCCACCACATGCCGGTCCGCGCACCCTCGCCGCGGGCATCGGCTGCGCACTCGCGGCCACCGCGATCAGCGCGACCGTGGCCGCCGACGTGCGGAGGCCGGCCGTCCAAGGCCTGGACGACCGCTGGCTCCAGTGGATGGGCGGCCCGCACCACGGCGTCCTGCGGCTCCCGGCCACCGCACTCGACTGGTTCGGCGGACCACTGGGGATCACGGTCCCGCTCGCGCTGGTGATCGCCCTCGCCGTCCGGCGGCGCTGGTGGTCGACCCTGTACTTCCTCAGCGCGTACGTCGGCGGAAGCATGGTCGTCGTCCAGGTGCTCAAGAGCGCCGTCGACCGCCCCCGCCCGCTCGCCCCCCTGGTCCGCGTGGACCACGGCTCCTTCCCCTCCGGCCACGCGTTCGGCGCGGCACTGCTGACCGTCCTCGTCGGCGCGCTGTTCGTTCCGCCGGCCCGGCGGCGCGTGTGGTGGCTGTTCGGCGCCTGCTTCACGACGGCGATGATGTGGAGCCGCACCTGGCTGCACGCCCACTGGCTCAGCGACACGGCCGCGGGCGCCGCGGCCGGCGCCGCGACCGCGCTCCTGCTGTGGTGCGCGTTCGCTCCGCTGCTGGCCCGGGAGGCACTGCAGCGGAACGAGAACGGCGGTCGCAGACGCGGACGCTAG
- a CDS encoding phosphatase PAP2 family protein produces MYDVLPPERRPRAQAAPDSIPSPAPRFAVQTGAAALAASLVIAGLLANDPRTPVLRGPDAALTGALTGPHGSLFTVAATVVQAGVGGPPGLVGPLLLVGYLLVYRRWWSALYSFLTCAAANVLLLPLKSAVDRPRPADPWILVSGGSFPSVHAYSAAALTVVLSAVIAGEAARRRWWLLGAGFTLIVMWTGVWVHSNWPSDAVAGALAGAGTALLLWKAFSSPLRREAEREAASRRR; encoded by the coding sequence ATGTACGACGTCCTTCCCCCGGAGAGAAGACCGAGGGCGCAAGCCGCTCCCGATTCGATCCCGTCCCCCGCGCCGCGGTTCGCGGTCCAGACCGGTGCGGCGGCGCTGGCCGCCTCGCTCGTGATCGCGGGACTGCTGGCGAACGATCCGCGTACTCCGGTCCTGCGCGGCCCGGACGCGGCGCTGACGGGTGCGCTGACCGGCCCTCACGGCAGCCTCTTCACCGTCGCGGCAACGGTCGTCCAGGCCGGAGTCGGGGGCCCGCCCGGACTCGTCGGCCCCCTCCTGCTGGTCGGTTACCTGCTCGTCTACCGGCGCTGGTGGTCCGCGCTCTACTCCTTCCTGACCTGCGCCGCGGCGAACGTCCTGCTCCTCCCCTTGAAGAGCGCTGTCGACCGCCCGCGGCCGGCGGACCCGTGGATCCTGGTGAGCGGCGGGTCGTTCCCCTCGGTGCACGCCTACAGTGCGGCCGCGCTCACGGTCGTCCTCAGCGCGGTGATCGCCGGTGAGGCCGCGCGCCGGCGCTGGTGGCTGCTCGGCGCGGGTTTCACGCTGATCGTGATGTGGACCGGCGTGTGGGTCCACTCGAACTGGCCCAGCGACGCGGTGGCCGGCGCCCTTGCCGGGGCGGGGACGGCGTTGCTGCTGTGGAAGGCGTTCTCCTCGCCGCTGCGGCGCGAGGCCGAGAGGGAAGCGGCCTCGCGCCGGCGGTAG
- the surE gene encoding 5'/3'-nucleotidase SurE → MRRSRALPMAAALLCTPALAGALPAAATDRPAPTSPLRILLSNDDGYNAPGIRAVYDRLTAAGYEVTIVAPLRNNSGAGTKINSAPTVTVQHPEEHVWAVDGTPGDSVLFGLYQVFKDKAPDLVISGTNFGPNYAVLANHSGTVGAAVAALENGVPAIAVSTDAAAGNPQATLNAMRPTADFTAKLVDRLKEKSRSGRLLPEGVGLNINHPVVGADGTGTAKGVAVTTQDSQRVLTPSYTPATGDTWNVSVAFGLKAPAPGSDLEALQAGRIAVSPMAADWNAGPAAAAKAAAAVAGLRP, encoded by the coding sequence ATGCGACGCTCCCGCGCCCTGCCGATGGCAGCCGCACTGCTCTGCACCCCTGCTCTCGCCGGGGCACTGCCCGCCGCAGCCACCGACCGGCCCGCCCCGACGTCACCGCTGCGGATCCTGCTCAGCAACGACGACGGCTACAACGCCCCGGGGATCAGAGCGGTCTACGACCGGCTCACCGCGGCCGGGTACGAGGTCACGATCGTCGCGCCGCTCCGCAACAACAGCGGCGCCGGAACAAAGATCAACTCCGCGCCCACCGTGACCGTCCAGCACCCGGAGGAGCACGTGTGGGCCGTGGACGGAACTCCCGGTGACTCGGTCCTGTTCGGTCTGTACCAGGTCTTCAAGGACAAGGCGCCGGATCTGGTGATCTCGGGTACCAACTTCGGCCCGAACTACGCGGTGCTGGCCAACCACTCCGGCACCGTGGGGGCGGCGGTCGCCGCGCTGGAGAACGGTGTGCCGGCGATCGCCGTCAGCACCGATGCCGCCGCCGGCAACCCGCAGGCCACCCTCAACGCCATGCGCCCGACGGCCGACTTCACCGCCAAGCTCGTCGACCGGCTCAAGGAGAAGAGCAGGTCGGGCCGGCTGCTGCCCGAGGGGGTGGGCCTGAACATCAACCACCCGGTCGTCGGTGCCGACGGCACCGGCACCGCCAAGGGCGTCGCCGTCACCACCCAGGACAGCCAGCGCGTCCTCACCCCCAGCTACACACCGGCCACCGGCGACACCTGGAACGTGAGCGTGGCCTTCGGGTTGAAGGCGCCCGCCCCCGGCTCGGACCTGGAGGCGCTGCAGGCCGGCAGGATCGCCGTCTCCCCGATGGCTGCGGACTGGAACGCCGGCCCGGCCGCCGCCGCGAAGGCCGCGGCCGCGGTGGCCGGGCTGCGCCCGTAA